Proteins encoded together in one Lathyrus oleraceus cultivar Zhongwan6 chromosome 5, CAAS_Psat_ZW6_1.0, whole genome shotgun sequence window:
- the LOC127082522 gene encoding uncharacterized protein LOC127082522 has protein sequence MGLQRPNYTSPLSEYVLQIELLRGWEVPKLTKFTGNTNDSVVEHISCYLTEAGDIANNENQRMKYFPSSLTKNAFTWFTTLPPHSIHDWKRLERLFHEQFYMGQSKISLKELCFTQVPEHELVKIAAGGLDYSIRKKLDIQYLRDMAQLADRVRQVERLKPEKARVSKGKKKRITYVDVEDQDIVSEVEYNHVEESEVDVAELKSGPSYVCKLLTPANGKNPTEPKENDKLPKKTYTFDMTKCDEIFDLLVSDGQIFVPPGAKVPPLDQRKKRGFCKYHNFLGYKTSQCFLFMDLVHNALNEGRQKFPKGKAPMKINSYPFQVVDVSYVEPAVVNMVEIIEYFNIDEFEESGNQIKAVFPKVGESL, from the exons ATGGGTCTGCAAAGGCCAAACTACACATCACCCCTATCAGAGTATGTGTTACAAATTGAATTATTAAGGGGATGGGAAGTCCCTAAACTTACAAAATTCACTGGTAACACAAACGACTCTGTTGTCGAACACATTTCTTGTTACCTGACTGAGGCAGGTGACATTGCTAACAACGAGAACCAGAGGATGAAATACTTCCCTAGTTCTCTAACAAAGAATGCTTTCACATGGTTTACTACTTTACCTCCTCATTCAATCCATGATTGGAAGCGTCTAGAGAGGTTATTCCATGAGCAGTTCTACATGGGACAATCTAAGATTAGTCTGAAGGAATT GTGCTTCACCCAAGTTCCTGAACATGAGCTTGTCAAAATAGCTGCTGGAGGGctagattattccattaggaagaagtTAGACATTCAATATTTAAGAGATATGGCCCAGTTGGCAGATAGAGTTAGGCAGGTAGAAAGATTGAAGCCCGAGAAGGCTAGAGTGAGTAAGGGTAAAAAAAAGCGAATAACTTATGTTGACGTGGAAGACCAAGACATAGTGTCTGAGGTCGAATATAATCATGTCGAAGAGTCTGAGGTTGACGTGGCTGAGTTAAAGTCAGGTCCCTCGTATGTTTGTAAGTTGCTTACACCAGCAAATGGGAAGAACCCTACAGAGCCTAAAGAAAATGATAAACTCCCTAAGAAAACCTACACCTTCGATATGACCAAATGTGATGAGATTTTCGATTTGTTGGTTTCAGATGGTCAGATATTTGTGCCTCCAGGTGCAAAAGTGCCACCATTAGATCAAAGAAAGAAACGAGGGTTTTGTAAGTATCACAATTTCTTAGGATATAAAACCTCACAATGTTTTCTTTTTATGGATCTTGTGCATAATGCATTGAACGAAGGTAGACAAAAATTTCCTAAGGGAAAAGCTCCCATGAAGATTAATTCTTACCCATTTCAGGTTGTGGATGTTAGTTACGTGGAGCCTGCAGTTGTTAACATGGTTGAAATCATTGAATATTTCAACATAGATGAATTTGAAGAGAGTGGGAATCAAATCAAAGCTGTATTTCCCAAAGTTGGTGAAAGTCTATAG